The Pseudoalteromonas translucida KMM 520 genome segment GGTGACGTTTATTTATTGAATGTATGGGGTACCTGGTGCCCTACATGTTTAGCAGAGCTAGGCTATTTAACTAAATTGCGCGAGCAAGGTGTTAAAATTATTGGCTTGTACTATGTGCAAGGTTACGATGCCGATTTTGACGGGCCATTTGATATGCAAGCACTGCGTAGCGACGTAACCAATATGCTAACGCGTGCTGGCGACCCATATCAGTTTAATATTTTAGATTTACATCGCACACTGTCGCTAGATTTAGGTGTGTCGGGTGCGCCAGAGACTTTTTTAGTTGATAAAAGCGGCACCATTTTGTTGCACCATACAGGTGATATAAATCCGCGAGTATGGCGTGCTAAGTTTGCACCAATTATGCAGGAGCTCAAATAATGAAGTGGTTGTTATTAACCCTTAGCCTTTTTGTCAGTATGGGGGCGCTTGCTCAGCAAGACCGTTACCAATTTGACAGTAACGAGCAAGCAGTTCGCTTTGAAGAGCTAACCAAAGAGTTACGTTGCCCTAAATGTCAAAATCAAAATATTGCCGACTCTGATGCCGTAGTAGCAAAAGATTTACGCGAGCGAGTATTGGCTTTAGTAAAAGAAGGTAAAACGAAAGACGAAGTAATAGATTATATGATCGATCGTTATGGCTACTTTGTACATTACGATCCACCAGTAACACCTGCAACTTTAGTGCTGTGGGTTTTACCGGTATTGATTGTAATTTTTGGTTTTGGTTTTATTGTTATTCGCCAACGCAAAGCATCGGTAAAGCAAAGCTGGAGCAACAACGACGAAGCAATGTTAGTTAAATTAATTGCTAAAAATAAACGTCAGGAGCAAAGTTAAATGATTTTAATGTGGGCGTCTTTTGCTTTACTCACACTTATTGCACTGTTGTTTGTGATGTTGCCTTTTTTAAAAAAAGAGCGTGTTAAAACCATTACGCATAATGCCAATGCAGAACTTATTAGTATTTATGAACAGCGTTTAGTTGAGCTACAAAACGACTTAGAAAACCAGCGAATTGATGCACAAAATCACAGTGAGTCAGTGATCGAGCTCAAACGTCGCTTACTCAATGAGCTCTCTCCAGAAAAATCACTTAATAGCCGTGGTAATAATCGTATTTTTGCCTTAACAGGCGGTGCGTTTGTTATTGCGCTAACCGGTATTTTTTACTCTATGACAGGTAATCAGCAGCAAATATCGGCTTGGCACGATGCTATGGATAACTTGGCAGAATACGGTGAGCGAGCTGTTATGCAAAAAGGCGAGCCGCTAAGTGAAAACGAGCTGCAAGCATTTGCATTGGCACTGCGCACTAAGCTTAGCCAAACGGGTGATGACGAAATTGCCTGGATGTTACTGGGCCGTGTTGCTATGTCACTGAACGAATTTGATATGGCGCAGCAGTCGTTTGATAAAGCGCTGCAAATGAATCCGGCTAATATGCAGGTGCTTATTAGTTACAGCCAAGTGCTGTTGCTTGAGGGCAGTGAGGCAAGCATGACACGTGCTGCAGGTATGCTTTCAAAAGTACTGCAAAAAGAGCCGCAAAATTTAGACGCTATTTCTTTATTAGCACTTATTGCTTACGAACGTAAAGATTGGGTACAAGCAAAAGCAGCGTTTGAAGTATTACTTGCCAGTATGGATAAAGCAGATACCCGCTATAATATGATAGCGCAGCGTATTAGTGAGATTGAGCAACAGCAAGCAACCCAGCAACAAGCACAAAATGTTGACGTTACAAATAGTGCGGCAATTAAAGTGACAGTAAATGTAAGTGCAGAGCTTAAAAATAAACAACCTGAAAACGGAATTTTATTTGTTTTTGCAAAAGCGTTAAATGGCTCTCCTATGCCAATTGCGGTTGTTAAGCTTAATGAGTATCAATTTCCTATTACAGTTGAACTAAGTGATGCTAACTCTATGGTTGCAGGGTTAAACTTGTCAAGCGCAGAAGATATAGTTATTACTGCACGTATCTCTAATGATGACTCAGTAATGCCAAGTAGCGGTGAGTTAGAAGGGCATTCAGCAACGTTAAAACGTGAAAGTACCCGTCAGTTGCAACTACAAATAGACACATTAATACCTTAAGGATACGCGATGTTAAAACATGGTTTAATTTATATATTTTTGTTAGTGCTGGCCGGGTGTGCACAAGTACCTGATAGCCAAAAGGACGAACGCGATCCACTACAAAATATTAACCGCCCAATATACGATTTTAATATGGATGTTTTAGACACATACATATTAAGACCTGCCGCCGTAGGGTATATCACGGTGACTCCTGTACCAGTGCGTCAAAGCTTAGTGCATTTTACTAATAATATTAGTGCACCGGTAGATATGATCAACGCCGGCTTACAGGGTAAACCAGGTAATGCCAGTGTTAGCTTAGCGCGCTTTTTAGTTAACTCGACCGTAGGTGTTTTTGGGTTATTTGATGTGGCCAGCTCATTAGGGCTTGAGCATGTAGATGAGGATTTTGGGCAAACATTAGGTGTATGGGGAGCAGGTGATGGTGCTTACTTGATGCTACCTGCTATGGGGCCTTCTACAGCGCGTAACTTAACCGGCGATGTGGTTGATAACTTTGTTTTACCTGAAATAGCGTTAACTACACCACAAACAATTATAGTGTTTGCTTTAAAGGCTGTTGAGGCCCGTGCATCACTAATTGCGCAAGAAGGTTTATTGAACGATTCACTAGACCCTTACTTATTTATTAAAGATATTTATTTTCAACGCCAATTATACGAACTTTACGACGGTAACCCGCCAATCAAAGAAGAGCCAGATGACTTTGATGAAGACTTTTTAGAAAGTTTGTAAACTTATTAAAAACGCCAGCAATGCTGGCGTTTTATTTTCTTATTAGTGATTAAAAAGTTGTTATTAAGTATTGCTCATTAACTGCATTTGCTCATTTACCCAGCTTATTGCTTCGTGGTAAGCATCGGGTACTTTATCATCTAAACCCAGTTGTTGGCTGATCTCGTTAGCTGCTTGCCAATTGCCTTGCTCATAAAATTTAACCAAGTTTAAGTAGCTTGCAAGCAAACCCTCATCATTAAGTAAAGCGGCTTTAATCTCATTAGATAATGGCAGTTTTTGCATCACGTTTTGCATACTTTCATCTAAAATAGCATCCATCAGCGACATCATGCCGGTTAAAAAAACCATTCCTGTGTCTTTA includes the following:
- the ccmI gene encoding c-type cytochrome biogenesis protein CcmI, with translation MILMWASFALLTLIALLFVMLPFLKKERVKTITHNANAELISIYEQRLVELQNDLENQRIDAQNHSESVIELKRRLLNELSPEKSLNSRGNNRIFALTGGAFVIALTGIFYSMTGNQQQISAWHDAMDNLAEYGERAVMQKGEPLSENELQAFALALRTKLSQTGDDEIAWMLLGRVAMSLNEFDMAQQSFDKALQMNPANMQVLISYSQVLLLEGSEASMTRAAGMLSKVLQKEPQNLDAISLLALIAYERKDWVQAKAAFEVLLASMDKADTRYNMIAQRISEIEQQQATQQQAQNVDVTNSAAIKVTVNVSAELKNKQPENGILFVFAKALNGSPMPIAVVKLNEYQFPITVELSDANSMVAGLNLSSAEDIVITARISNDDSVMPSSGELEGHSATLKRESTRQLQLQIDTLIP
- a CDS encoding cytochrome c-type biogenesis protein; its protein translation is MKWLLLTLSLFVSMGALAQQDRYQFDSNEQAVRFEELTKELRCPKCQNQNIADSDAVVAKDLRERVLALVKEGKTKDEVIDYMIDRYGYFVHYDPPVTPATLVLWVLPVLIVIFGFGFIVIRQRKASVKQSWSNNDEAMLVKLIAKNKRQEQS
- a CDS encoding VacJ family lipoprotein, yielding MLKHGLIYIFLLVLAGCAQVPDSQKDERDPLQNINRPIYDFNMDVLDTYILRPAAVGYITVTPVPVRQSLVHFTNNISAPVDMINAGLQGKPGNASVSLARFLVNSTVGVFGLFDVASSLGLEHVDEDFGQTLGVWGAGDGAYLMLPAMGPSTARNLTGDVVDNFVLPEIALTTPQTIIVFALKAVEARASLIAQEGLLNDSLDPYLFIKDIYFQRQLYELYDGNPPIKEEPDDFDEDFLESL
- a CDS encoding redoxin family protein translates to MNRKLLAIAPLLIFAFICVFLFQGLFANPREIQTGRLGQSMPEFNLPDLMQDNKQWSNEQLKGDVYLLNVWGTWCPTCLAELGYLTKLREQGVKIIGLYYVQGYDADFDGPFDMQALRSDVTNMLTRAGDPYQFNILDLHRTLSLDLGVSGAPETFLVDKSGTILLHHTGDINPRVWRAKFAPIMQELK